One region of Centropristis striata isolate RG_2023a ecotype Rhode Island chromosome 3, C.striata_1.0, whole genome shotgun sequence genomic DNA includes:
- the si:ch211-220m17.5 gene encoding guanylin family protein has product MKATLATIAVLVLALGCTSEAVQVEENGLSFSLEAVKRLQELTESSVATGQQSPRLRANTVSLCADPMLPQEFLHLCRQRGASASLARLAMVPMDVCEICAFAACTGC; this is encoded by the exons ATGAAGGCCACACTCGCCACTATTGCTGTCCTCGTCCTCGCTCTCGGCTGCACCTCTGAGGCTGTGCAGGTTGAA GAGAATGGATTGTCTTTCTCCCTGGAAGCCGTCAAGAGGCTCCAGGAGCTGACAGAGAGCAGCGTCGCTACAGGACAACAGAGCCCACGACTCCGGGCGAACACCGTGTCCCTGTGCGCCGACCCCATGCTGCCACAGGAGTTCCTGCACCTCTGCAGGCAGAGAGGAGCCTCTGCTTCCCTCGCCAGACTCG CCATGGTTCCAATGGATGTGTGTGAGATCTGCGCCTTCGCTGCCTGCACCGGCTGCTAA